One part of the Aurantibacillus circumpalustris genome encodes these proteins:
- a CDS encoding MerR family transcriptional regulator codes for MSSNYSIKDLELLSGIKAHTLRIWEQRYKVLKPERTESNIRYYTNTDLRRILNISILNKNGHKISNIVELNDYDLKLEVEKYLNNYLKESDQIESLYISLLELNEQRFENIINNAIDNFGFENTIEKIVFPFLKHLGNMWQVGAISPAQEHFISNLIRQKVIANIDKAVPEKSLRPKTYLFFLPSNELHEMGLLYLHYLTKVRGCNCVYLGQSVPVEDLISISTTIQPDYIVSVFTSRMPDMKLNSFLKACQEGLVEPTFLLSGRLLMDPDEEIDLPSNRFILFKDFNDYKQRL; via the coding sequence ATGTCATCTAACTATTCGATAAAGGATCTTGAACTTCTGTCTGGCATAAAAGCACACACACTTCGTATATGGGAGCAACGTTACAAGGTTCTTAAGCCTGAGAGAACAGAGAGCAACATTCGTTATTACACGAATACAGACCTTAGACGAATATTAAACATTTCTATTCTAAATAAAAATGGACATAAAATTTCCAATATTGTAGAATTAAATGATTACGACCTTAAACTAGAGGTTGAAAAATACCTCAACAATTACCTTAAAGAAAGCGATCAAATCGAAAGCCTTTATATTTCATTATTGGAACTAAATGAACAACGCTTCGAAAATATCATTAACAATGCGATCGATAATTTTGGTTTTGAAAACACCATCGAAAAAATTGTATTTCCGTTTTTAAAACATTTGGGTAACATGTGGCAGGTTGGCGCCATAAGTCCAGCGCAGGAGCATTTTATTTCAAACTTAATCCGCCAAAAAGTAATCGCAAATATTGATAAAGCGGTTCCTGAAAAAAGCCTTAGGCCTAAAACTTATTTGTTTTTTCTACCCAGCAACGAATTACACGAAATGGGACTGCTCTATTTACACTACCTAACGAAAGTAAGAGGATGCAACTGTGTATATCTTGGGCAAAGTGTGCCAGTAGAAGATCTGATTAGTATTTCAACAACAATTCAACCAGACTACATAGTATCTGTTTTTACAAGCCGAATGCCTGACATGAAATTAAATAGTTTTTTAAAAGCTTGCCAGGAAGGACTTGTAGAACCAACATTTCTATTAAGCGGAAGATTATTAATGGATCCCGACGAAGAAATCGATTTACCTTCAAACAGATTTATATTATTTAAGGATTTTAATGATTATAAACAACGCCTTTAA
- a CDS encoding OmpH family outer membrane protein encodes MNTTIKKVVLTIVAAGSLTFAQSQKIAHLSFDSLVNMMPETKIATEAAQTFLKGLEQESIAMQTELENKYKDYMEKQATMSDLLKKNREEELQQLQKRIEDFRNQADQEYRRKTADLTGPIMDKAKKGIDAVAKEGGYKYVLDTSSDRTSVLYHEASDDILLAVKKKLDSMPMATIPGVAPAGSGGIKAPQQNAPKQAPQKK; translated from the coding sequence ATGAACACAACAATTAAAAAAGTGGTATTAACAATTGTAGCGGCTGGTTCTTTAACCTTTGCTCAATCGCAAAAAATAGCACATTTAAGTTTTGACTCTTTGGTGAATATGATGCCAGAAACTAAAATAGCCACCGAAGCAGCTCAAACATTTTTAAAAGGTCTTGAACAAGAAAGTATTGCAATGCAAACTGAACTTGAAAACAAGTATAAAGATTACATGGAGAAACAAGCTACAATGAGCGACCTCCTTAAAAAGAATCGTGAAGAAGAACTTCAACAATTACAAAAAAGAATTGAAGATTTCAGAAATCAAGCAGATCAAGAATACAGACGTAAAACCGCAGATTTAACTGGCCCTATAATGGATAAGGCAAAAAAGGGAATTGACGCTGTTGCTAAAGAAGGTGGCTACAAGTATGTGTTAGACACAAGCTCAGATAGAACTTCAGTGTTATATCACGAGGCTTCAGATGACATTTTATTAGCTGTTAAGAAAAAATTAGACAGTATGCCAATGGCTACAATTCCAGGCGTTGCCCCTGCGGGTTCAGGAGGTATTAAAGCTCCTCAGCAAAACGCACCAAAACAAGCTCCACAAAAAAAATAA
- a CDS encoding OmpH family outer membrane protein, which translates to MTKKFLVVALLLISFFYASSQPAAKFGYVDTDYILSEIPEYKAAQSELDKTSVMWQKEIDTRYAEVDKLYKAYQADAILLTEEMKKKRENEIINREKEVKDLQKQRFGVEGELFKKRQELVKPIQDKVYNAIKAVAEKSGLGFVMDKSGQVAILYANSKYDKSDDVLVYLGYKK; encoded by the coding sequence ATGACAAAGAAATTTTTAGTAGTTGCGCTTCTCTTGATTAGCTTCTTTTATGCAAGCTCACAGCCGGCGGCAAAATTTGGTTATGTTGATACAGACTACATATTAAGTGAAATTCCCGAGTATAAGGCAGCGCAAAGCGAATTGGACAAAACATCTGTAATGTGGCAAAAAGAAATTGACACGCGATACGCAGAAGTAGATAAGCTGTACAAAGCCTACCAAGCAGACGCCATTTTATTAACGGAAGAAATGAAGAAAAAACGTGAAAACGAAATAATTAACCGTGAAAAAGAGGTTAAAGACCTTCAGAAACAGCGTTTTGGAGTAGAAGGGGAACTGTTTAAAAAACGGCAAGAATTAGTTAAACCCATACAGGATAAGGTTTATAACGCTATTAAGGCTGTTGCAGAAAAATCTGGATTGGGATTTGTAATGGATAAAAGTGGACAGGTAGCCATACTTTATGCAAACAGTAAATACGATAAAAGTGACGATGTATTAGTTTACCTTGGATATAAAAAGTAA
- the cysS gene encoding cysteine--tRNA ligase, protein MQALFLYNTLTRKKEEFKALNPPFVGLYVCGPTVYSDVHLGNCRTFVSFDLIYRYLLHLGYKVRYVRNVTDAGHLEGDRDEGDDKFAKKAKLEQLEPMEIVQKYTVGFRDVMRDFNTLPPSIEPTATGHISEQIEMIKEIISNGLAYETSGTVYFDVEKYSKEFNYGQLTNRKLEELLEGTRELGGQDEKKGRLDFALWIKAKPETIMRWPSPWGWGFPGWHIECSAMSRKYLGDTFDIHGGGMDLQATHHTNEIAQSQACYHKTPVNYWLHTNMLTVNGTRMSKSAGNGFLPGELFTGNHPLLERGYKPMAVRFFMLQTHYRSTLDFSNEALQASEKGFERLMDSYKTLQTLSASPSSNEDIQTIENKCYEAMNDDFNTSVLIAHLFDAARIINSANDKKTNLTQADIDLLKKLYNDFLFDVLGLKQEESNNRLDAALEKVMELVLDMRAKAKTGKDFKLSDEIRDKLIDAGIQIKDTKEGSTWKV, encoded by the coding sequence ATGCAAGCGCTATTTTTATACAACACTTTAACGAGAAAAAAAGAAGAATTTAAAGCCCTCAATCCGCCTTTTGTTGGCCTGTATGTTTGTGGCCCCACAGTATACAGCGATGTGCATTTAGGCAATTGCCGCACGTTCGTTTCTTTTGATCTTATTTATCGTTATTTGTTGCATTTAGGCTATAAGGTACGTTACGTTCGTAATGTCACTGATGCTGGGCATTTGGAGGGTGATAGAGACGAAGGGGATGATAAGTTTGCAAAGAAAGCAAAGTTGGAACAATTGGAACCAATGGAAATTGTACAAAAGTACACCGTTGGGTTTAGAGACGTGATGCGCGATTTCAATACGCTGCCACCAAGCATAGAGCCTACTGCTACTGGACATATTTCCGAACAAATTGAAATGATAAAAGAAATCATCAGCAATGGTCTGGCTTATGAAACAAGCGGCACTGTATATTTTGATGTAGAGAAATACAGCAAAGAATTTAATTATGGCCAACTTACCAATCGCAAACTAGAAGAGTTATTGGAAGGCACCAGAGAATTAGGTGGCCAGGACGAAAAAAAAGGCAGACTTGATTTTGCACTTTGGATAAAAGCAAAACCTGAAACCATTATGCGCTGGCCATCACCTTGGGGCTGGGGCTTTCCGGGCTGGCACATTGAGTGTTCTGCTATGAGCAGAAAATACCTGGGAGATACATTTGATATTCATGGCGGCGGTATGGATTTGCAAGCAACTCATCATACCAATGAAATCGCACAGTCGCAAGCTTGTTATCATAAAACGCCAGTTAACTATTGGTTGCACACAAACATGCTTACAGTTAATGGAACACGTATGTCGAAAAGCGCAGGCAACGGATTTCTACCTGGAGAACTTTTTACAGGCAATCATCCTTTGTTAGAAAGGGGCTACAAACCAATGGCTGTTAGGTTTTTTATGCTTCAAACACATTATAGAAGCACACTTGATTTTAGTAATGAAGCTTTGCAAGCAAGTGAAAAGGGATTTGAGCGTTTAATGGACAGTTACAAAACCTTGCAAACATTAAGTGCGTCTCCCTCTTCTAATGAAGACATTCAGACCATTGAAAACAAGTGTTACGAAGCAATGAATGATGATTTTAATACCTCTGTATTAATTGCACATTTATTTGATGCTGCAAGAATTATTAATTCTGCCAACGATAAAAAAACAAATTTAACACAAGCAGACATTGACTTATTAAAAAAACTATACAATGATTTTTTGTTTGATGTCTTAGGATTGAAACAGGAAGAAAGTAATAATCGTTTAGATGCGGCTCTTGAGAAGGTAATGGAATTGGTTCTTGATATGAGGGCAAAAGCTAAGACTGGTAAGGACTTTAAGTTAAGTGATGAAATTCGCGACAAATTAATTGATGCGGGTATACAAATAAAAGACACAAAAGAAGGTAGTACCTGGAAAGTATAA
- a CDS encoding glutaminyl-peptide cyclotransferase has product MKTRLIKLTQVKVVAAFFIIVLCATFVSCGDSNKEKPVVIDQPKAKLVPEIAHTLVNTFPHDTTAFTEGLLFYNNNLFESTANNLSTCGGTASPAYMPHTKSAIGIVNLEKGKLDIKVEIDKALYFGEGMVILNNKIYQLTYMNQLGFIYDAKTYKKIGQFNYKNKEGWGLTTDGKHIIMSDGTYNLTYLNPDDLSVVKTIAVTESGYGLDHINELEFIKGFIYANVWMTNYIVKIDPVSGEVVGKIELDELNVTAKAKYPRSLEMNGIAYDSISDRILVTGKLWPNIYEIKFAH; this is encoded by the coding sequence ATGAAGACCCGCTTAATTAAGTTAACGCAAGTAAAAGTTGTAGCCGCTTTTTTTATAATTGTTCTCTGCGCTACGTTTGTTTCATGTGGCGATTCAAATAAAGAAAAGCCTGTAGTTATTGATCAACCTAAAGCGAAACTTGTGCCTGAAATCGCACACACGCTTGTAAACACTTTTCCTCACGACACTACGGCTTTTACAGAGGGGCTCTTGTTTTACAATAATAATTTATTTGAAAGCACAGCGAATAATTTGAGTACCTGCGGCGGCACCGCATCGCCAGCTTATATGCCGCATACCAAATCGGCTATTGGTATCGTAAATCTTGAAAAAGGTAAACTGGATATAAAAGTCGAAATTGATAAAGCCCTATACTTTGGTGAAGGGATGGTTATACTCAACAATAAGATTTATCAGCTTACATATATGAACCAACTGGGTTTTATATATGATGCAAAAACTTACAAAAAAATCGGCCAATTTAATTATAAAAATAAAGAAGGCTGGGGACTCACAACTGACGGCAAACACATCATCATGAGTGACGGTACTTACAATTTAACCTACCTTAATCCAGATGATTTAAGTGTTGTGAAGACTATAGCTGTTACCGAGTCAGGTTATGGATTAGATCATATCAATGAATTAGAATTTATTAAAGGATTTATTTATGCGAATGTATGGATGACTAATTACATCGTTAAAATTGATCCCGTATCAGGTGAAGTAGTTGGAAAAATTGAATTAGATGAACTTAATGTTACAGCTAAAGCAAAATACCCCCGTAGCCTTGAAATGAACGGAATCGCGTATGATTCTATTTCTGATCGTATATTAGTTACAG